From a single Chlorocebus sabaeus isolate Y175 chromosome X, mChlSab1.0.hap1, whole genome shotgun sequence genomic region:
- the SMIM9 gene encoding small integral membrane protein 9, which translates to MEPQKLLITGFLLYSLTCLLLETVASCPSPLSALGIQEKTGSKPRSGGNDRSWLNNFRDYLWQLIKSALPPAAIVAFLLTSALMGILCCFTILVVDPVQ; encoded by the exons ATGGAACCCCAGAAGCTGCTGATAACTGGATTTCTGCTATACTCTCTAACTTGCCTCTTGTTGGAGACAGTAGCTTCCTGTCCTTCGCCTTTGTCTGCCTTGGGAATACAAGAAAAAACAGGATCGAAACCACGCTCAGGGG GTAATGACAGGTCCTGGCTGAACAACTTCAGGGATTACTTATGGCAACTTATCAAGAGTGCCTTACCTCCAGCAGCCATTGTTGCTTTTCTTCTCACCTCAGCACTAATGGGGATCCTCTGCTGCTTCAC CATTCTTGTAGTTGACCCAGTCCAGTGA